A single window of Cytobacillus luteolus DNA harbors:
- the fadH gene encoding 2,4-dienoyl-CoA reductase has protein sequence MKGKVVIVTGGSNGMGKYMAQKFAKEGAYVVITGRTLEKLEATKQEIETFEGQVLPVQMDVRQPDHVSHMVNETDKAFGRIDFLVNNAAGNFITPAEKLSVNGWNSVINIVLNGTFYCSSAVGNYWIEKGIKGSIINMVATYAWNAGAGVVHSASAKAGVLSMTRTLAVEWGRKYGIRVNAIAPGPIERTGGADRLWESEEAAKRTLSSVPLGRLGTPEEIAGLAYFLLSDEAAYINGECITMDGGQWLNQFPF, from the coding sequence ATGAAAGGGAAAGTAGTTATCGTGACTGGTGGTTCTAATGGAATGGGGAAATATATGGCTCAAAAGTTTGCAAAAGAAGGAGCCTATGTTGTCATTACTGGTAGAACTCTGGAAAAATTAGAAGCAACAAAACAAGAAATTGAAACATTTGAGGGGCAGGTGCTTCCAGTTCAAATGGATGTGCGTCAACCTGATCATGTTTCACATATGGTTAATGAAACTGACAAAGCATTTGGGAGAATTGATTTTCTTGTAAATAATGCTGCAGGGAATTTTATTACACCTGCAGAGAAGTTATCTGTAAATGGTTGGAATTCAGTGATTAATATTGTTCTTAATGGAACGTTTTACTGTAGTTCTGCTGTTGGGAACTATTGGATTGAAAAAGGGATAAAGGGAAGTATTATTAATATGGTTGCTACATATGCGTGGAATGCTGGAGCAGGAGTTGTGCACTCTGCAAGTGCAAAAGCAGGGGTACTTTCTATGACTAGAACCTTAGCAGTTGAGTGGGGCAGAAAATATGGGATAAGAGTAAATGCAATTGCTCCAGGTCCAATCGAACGTACGGGTGGAGCAGACCGACTTTGGGAGTCAGAGGAAGCTGCTAAACGTACACTATCTAGTGTGCCTCTTGGTAGGTTAGGAACTCCAGAAGAAATTGCGGGTCTTGCTTACTTCTTATTATCTGATGAAGCGGCATATATTAATGGTGAATGTATAACGATGGATGGCGGTCAATGGCTGAATCAATTCCCGTTTTAG
- a CDS encoding ATP-binding protein: MRKHQSSIINENDILLALSSTNQLIKSLPFSEIDRQKVFVSISELTRNVIMHAKGTGEFICEVNDKGVTIIVKDRGIGIKSISDVMSGIKNPNSQGLGLGLLGVKRLMDEFYIKSSEEGGTTVIVTKWINQQRRK; encoded by the coding sequence ATGAGAAAACATCAGTCATCAATCATTAATGAAAATGATATTTTACTTGCATTAAGTTCAACAAATCAATTAATAAAAAGCCTACCTTTTTCAGAGATTGATAGGCAAAAGGTGTTTGTTAGTATTTCAGAATTAACACGGAATGTCATTATGCATGCAAAAGGTACAGGTGAATTTATCTGTGAAGTCAATGACAAAGGTGTTACCATAATCGTTAAAGACCGGGGGATTGGGATAAAATCTATATCCGATGTAATGAGCGGCATAAAAAACCCAAATTCACAAGGTTTAGGTCTTGGACTTCTAGGTGTAAAAAGACTAATGGATGAATTTTATATTAAATCATCTGAGGAAGGAGGAACGACAGTCATTGTCACAAAATGGATTAACCAGCAACGTAGAAAGTGA